A DNA window from Helianthus annuus cultivar XRQ/B chromosome 15, HanXRQr2.0-SUNRISE, whole genome shotgun sequence contains the following coding sequences:
- the LOC110912088 gene encoding protein BONZAI 3 isoform X2: MGGCFSDVSGGKEAVGGDGGGGGGGGHNLQYQRGLSSNVVVSSSSTAVTDEAVDHFYLSKGLQPLYTRIELSLSASKLRDLDIMSKSDPMAVVYAKNKKGILEEVGRTEVIMNSLNPIWIQKISVVFHFEIVQPLVFKVYDVDTKYHNLSTKMLDLKEQDYVGEANCVLSEIMTQRSRSMTLKLRGRNGHDVGNLGSITIRAEETIASKMAVEMRLRCSNLDNKDRFSKSDPFLRISRVVETGSPIPICKTEVVNNNLDPVWKPLCINTQQYVSKDNPLVIECFDFNSNGNHTLIGKLQTSIQGMENLYKAKVGANFVIPSSRHKDNEKVLKGKLYVEGYEEKELYSFLDYISSGFELNFMVAVDFTASNGDPRSPTSLHYIDYSGRLNAYQQAIMEVGEVIQFYDYDKRFPAWGFGGKLYDGSVSHCFNLSGNAGSFEVEGVQGIMDAYKNALHTVSLHGPTLFGQVVNQAAEIAAQSLSTNPTKYFILLIITDGVLTDLQETKDAIVRASDLPLSILIVGVGNADFKQMEILDADTGPRLESSTGRIATRDNVQFVPVRDVQHGERSMVQALLEELPGQFLTYMRSRDVKPLGIDVRQTPIPSAPLIT, encoded by the exons ATGGGAGGGTGTTTTTCCGACGTCAGCGGAGGAAAAGAGGCCGTCggcggtgacggtggtggtggtggcggtggtggtcaTAACCTACAATATCAAAGAGGTCTGAGTAGCAACGTGGTTGTTAGTTCATCCAGTACGGCGGTAACGGATGAGGCTGTTGATCACTTCTATCTGTCCAAAGGTCTTCAACCGCTATACACTCGAATTGAG CTATCTTTATCAGCTTCAAAATTACGTGATCTTGACATCATGTCCAAG AGCGACCCTATGGCAGTTGTATATGCCAAGAACAAAAAAGGAATTCTCGAGGAAGTTGGTCGCACTGAAGTGATCATGAACAGCTTGAATCCTATCTGGATTCAGAAAATCAGTGTTGTATTTCACTTTGAGATTGTTCAGCCATTGGT CTTCAAGGTGTATGATGTGGATACAAAGTATCATAATTTGTCAACGAAG ATGCTGGATCTAAAAGAGCAAGATTATGTTGGTGAAGCTAACTGTGTTTTGTCAGAG ATCATGACTCAACGAAGCCGAAGTATGACCCTCAAACTTCGCGGTAGAAACGGGCATGATGTCGGAAATCTGGGTTCAATAACCATTCGTGCTGAGGAAACCATTGCTTCCAAAATGGCCGTTGAGATGAGACTTCGATGTTCAAACTTGGATAATAAGGATCGATTCTCTAAAAGT GATCCGTTTTTAAGAATCTCTAGGGTCGTTGAAACTGGAAGTCCAATTCCAATTTGCAAGACCGAAGTAGTGAACAACAATTTGGACCCTGTATGGAAGCCGTTGTGTATAAATACGCAGCAATACGTGAGCAAG GATAACCCTCTAGTTATAGAGTGTTTTGACTTCAATAGCAATGGCAACCACACACTCATTGG TAAACTACAAACGTCAATTCAAGGTATGGAAAATCTTTACAAAGCAAAAGTAGGTGCAAATTTTGTCATTCCATCTTCTCGTCACAAAGATAATGAGAAG GTTCTCAAGGGTAAACTTTATGTGGAGGGATATGAAGAGAAGGAGTTGTATAGTTTTCTTGATTATATTTCTAGTGGGTTTGAACTCAACTTTATGGTTGCTGTTGATTTTACAG CTTCGAATGGTGATCCTCGAAGCCCGACATCATTGCATTACATTGACTACTCTGGCCGCTTAAATGCATATCAGCAG GCTATCATGGAGGTTGGGGAAGTGATACAGTTTTATGATTATGATAAACGGTTTCCTGCTTGGGGTTTTGGTGGGAAACTATACGATGGCTCTGTATCTCATTGTTTCAATCTCAGTGGAAATGCTGGTAGTTTCGAGGTTGAAGGAGTACAAGGCATAATGGATGCTTATAAGAATGCATTGCATACTGTTTCTCTTCATGGGCCCACTTTATTTGGTCAAGTAGTCAACCAAGCTGCGGAAATAGCTGCTCAATCCCTCTCAACTAATCCCACCAAGTACTTTATCTTGCTAATCATAACG GATGGAGTTCTTACTGATCTCCAAGAAACTAAAGACGCAATCGTCAGAGCCTCTGATCTGCCCCTTTCGATTTTAATCGTTGGAGTCGGTAATGCTGATTTTAAACAGATGGAG ATTTTGGATGCTGATACCGGACCACGTTTGGAGAGCTCAACGGGACGAATAGCTACTCGAGATAATGTTCAGTTTGTTCCCGTGCGTGATGTACAGC ATGGAGAGAGATCAATGGTGCAGGCTCTATTGGAAGAGTTACCGGGTCAATTCTTGACTTATATGAGAAGTAGAGATGTCAAACCACTCGGTATTGATGTACGCCAGACTCCTATTCCATCAGCTCCTTTAATCACTTGA
- the LOC110912088 gene encoding protein BONZAI 3 isoform X1 gives MGGCFSDVKGGKEAVGVGAGGGHNLQHQKGPSTTTNNNSNVVVTHSSSKPPDEAVDVFYRSKGLQPLYTVIELSLSASKLRDLDIMSKSDPMAVVYAKNKKGILEEVGRTEVIMNSLNPIWIQKISVVFHFEIVQPLVFKVYDVDTKYHNLSTKMLDLKEQDYVGEANCVLSEIMTQRSRSMTLKLRGRNGHDVGNLGSITIRAEETIASKMAVEMRLRCSNLDNKDRFSKSDPFLRISRVVETGSPIPICKTEVVNNNLDPVWKPLCINTQQYVSKDNPLVIECFDFNSNGNHTLIGKLQTSIQGMENLYKAKVGANFVIPSSRHKDNEKVLKGKLYVEGYEEKELYSFLDYISSGFELNFMVAVDFTASNGDPRSPTSLHYIDYSGRLNAYQQAIMEVGEVIQFYDYDKRFPAWGFGGKLYDGSVSHCFNLSGNAGSFEVEGVQGIMDAYKNALHTVSLHGPTLFGQVVNQAAEIAAQSLSTNPTKYFILLIITDGVLTDLQETKDAIVRASDLPLSILIVGVGNADFKQMEILDADTGPRLESSTGRIATRDNVQFVPVRDVQHGERSMVQALLEELPGQFLTYMRSRDVKPLGIDVRQTPIPSAPLIT, from the exons ATGGGAGGGTGTTTTTCGGATGTTAAAGGAGGAAAAGAGGCCGTAGGGGTGGGGGCCGGTGGTGGGCATAACCTACAACATCAAAAGGGTCCGAGTACCACcaccaacaacaacagcaacGTTGTTGTTACGCATTCATCTAGTAAGCCACCAGATGAGGCTGTTGATGTGTTTTATCGGTCCAAAGGCCTTCAACCCCTCTACACTGTCATCGAG CTATCTTTATCAGCTTCAAAATTACGTGATCTTGACATCATGTCCAAG AGCGACCCTATGGCAGTTGTATATGCCAAGAACAAAAAAGGAATTCTCGAGGAAGTTGGTCGCACTGAAGTGATCATGAACAGCTTGAATCCTATCTGGATTCAGAAAATCAGTGTTGTATTTCACTTTGAGATTGTTCAGCCATTGGT CTTCAAGGTGTATGATGTGGATACAAAGTATCATAATTTGTCAACGAAG ATGCTGGATCTAAAAGAGCAAGATTATGTTGGTGAAGCTAACTGTGTTTTGTCAGAG ATCATGACTCAACGAAGCCGAAGTATGACCCTCAAACTTCGCGGTAGAAACGGGCATGATGTCGGAAATCTGGGTTCAATAACCATTCGTGCTGAGGAAACCATTGCTTCCAAAATGGCCGTTGAGATGAGACTTCGATGTTCAAACTTGGATAATAAGGATCGATTCTCTAAAAGT GATCCGTTTTTAAGAATCTCTAGGGTCGTTGAAACTGGAAGTCCAATTCCAATTTGCAAGACCGAAGTAGTGAACAACAATTTGGACCCTGTATGGAAGCCGTTGTGTATAAATACGCAGCAATACGTGAGCAAG GATAACCCTCTAGTTATAGAGTGTTTTGACTTCAATAGCAATGGCAACCACACACTCATTGG TAAACTACAAACGTCAATTCAAGGTATGGAAAATCTTTACAAAGCAAAAGTAGGTGCAAATTTTGTCATTCCATCTTCTCGTCACAAAGATAATGAGAAG GTTCTCAAGGGTAAACTTTATGTGGAGGGATATGAAGAGAAGGAGTTGTATAGTTTTCTTGATTATATTTCTAGTGGGTTTGAACTCAACTTTATGGTTGCTGTTGATTTTACAG CTTCGAATGGTGATCCTCGAAGCCCGACATCATTGCATTACATTGACTACTCTGGCCGCTTAAATGCATATCAGCAG GCTATCATGGAGGTTGGGGAAGTGATACAGTTTTATGATTATGATAAACGGTTTCCTGCTTGGGGTTTTGGTGGGAAACTATACGATGGCTCTGTATCTCATTGTTTCAATCTCAGTGGAAATGCTGGTAGTTTCGAGGTTGAAGGAGTACAAGGCATAATGGATGCTTATAAGAATGCATTGCATACTGTTTCTCTTCATGGGCCCACTTTATTTGGTCAAGTAGTCAACCAAGCTGCGGAAATAGCTGCTCAATCCCTCTCAACTAATCCCACCAAGTACTTTATCTTGCTAATCATAACG GATGGAGTTCTTACTGATCTCCAAGAAACTAAAGACGCAATCGTCAGAGCCTCTGATCTGCCCCTTTCGATTTTAATCGTTGGAGTCGGTAATGCTGATTTTAAACAGATGGAG ATTTTGGATGCTGATACCGGACCACGTTTGGAGAGCTCAACGGGACGAATAGCTACTCGAGATAATGTTCAGTTTGTTCCCGTGCGTGATGTACAGC ATGGAGAGAGATCAATGGTGCAGGCTCTATTGGAAGAGTTACCGGGTCAATTCTTGACTTATATGAGAAGTAGAGATGTCAAACCACTCGGTATTGATGTACGCCAGACTCCTATTCCATCAGCTCCTTTAATCACTTGA
- the LOC118487508 gene encoding protein BONZAI 3-like: MACRSSIQPIKDVGKVIQVYNYNKRIPAWGFGGKVDDDGPVSHCFNLSGNARSSEVKGVEGLKAAYENAVHTVSLQGPTVFGQVINQAAKIAAQSLSTNPTKYFVLLIITDGVLTDLQETKDALVRASDLPLSILIVGVGDADFKQMKILDADTGPPLESSTGRITTRDIVHFFPMHDVHRK; the protein is encoded by the exons ATGGCATGTCGATCTAGTATTCAG CCTATTAAGGATGTTGGGAAAGTCATACAagtttataattataataaacGCATTCCCGCTTGGGGTTTTGGTGGGAAAGTAGATGATGATGGCCCTGTATCTCATTGTTTCAACTTGAGTGGAAATGCTCGTAGCAGCGAG GTTAAAGGAGTAGAAGGCCTAAAGGCTGCTTATGAAAATGCGGTGCATACCGTCTCTCTTCAAGGACCAACTGTATTTGGTCAAGTAATCAACCAAGCTGCAAAAATAGCTGCTCAATCCCTCTCAACTAATCCCACCAAGTACTTTGTGTTGCTAATCATAACG gaTGGAGTTCTTACCGATCTTCAAGAGACTAAAGATGCACTTGTTAGGGCCTCTGATCTGCCCCTTTCAATATTAATAGTTGGAGTGGGTGATGCTGATTTTAAACAAATGAAG ATTTTGGATGCTGACACGGGACCACCTTTGGAGAGCTCAACGGGAAGAATAACCACTCGAGATATTGTTCATTTTTTTCCCATGCATGATGTACATCGCAAGTAA
- the LOC110912089 gene encoding protein BONZAI 3, giving the protein MGGCFSDVSGGKAAVGGGGGGGGGNVDEAVDYFYRSKGLQPLYTRIELSLSASKLRDLDIMSKSDPMAVVYAKKKSGIREELEEVGRTEVVMNNLNPMWIQKINVAFHFEVVQPLIIRVYDVDTKYHNLSTKMLDLKDQDFIGEANCVLSEIMTHRSRSVTLKLHGKNRHDVGNLGSVTVHAEETIASKMAVEMRLRCSNLDNKDCFSKSDPFLRISRVVEAGSPIPICKTEVVNNNLDPVWKPLCITMQQYVTKDNPLVIECFDFNTNGNHTFIGKLHTSIQDMENLHKANAGANLVFPSSRHKDHEKVLKGRLYVDGYEEKELYSFLDYISSGFELNFMVAVDFTASNGDPRKRDSLHYMGYDSSYLNAYQQAIMEVGEVIQVYDYDKRFPAWGFGGKLYDGSVSHCFNLSGNAGSFEVEGVQGIMGAYKNALHTVSLHGPTLFGQVINQAAEIAAQSLSTNPTKYFVLLIITDGVLTDLQETKDAIVRASDLPLSILIVGVGNADFKQMEILDADTGPRLESSTGRVATRDIVQFVPMRDVQRGERSMVQALLEELPGQFLTYMISRDIKPLGIDAPRAPLPADPLILESWYH; this is encoded by the exons ATGGGAGGGTGTTTTTCCGACGTAAGCGGTGGAAAAGCGGCCgtcggcggtggtggtggtggcggtggcggcaaTGTAGATGAGGCTGTTGATTACTTCTATCGGTCCAAAGGTCTTCAACCGCTATACACGCGAATTGAG TTATCTTTATCAGCTTCAAAATTACGAGATCTTGACATCATGTCAAAG AGTGACCCTATGGCAGTTGTGTATGCGAAGAAGAAAAGTGGAATTCGCGAGGAACTCGAGGAAGTTGGTCGTACGGAGGTGGTCATGAACAACTTGAATCCCATGTGGATTCAGAAAATCAATGTTGCATTTCACTTTGAGGTTGTTCAGCCATTGAT CATCCGGGTGTATGATGTGGATACAAAGTATCATAATTTGTCAACGAAG ATGCTGGACTTAAAAGACCAAGATTTTATTGGTGAAGCTAACTGTGTTTTGTCAGAG ATCATGACTCACCGAAGCCGAAGTGTGACCTTAAAACTTCATGGTAAAAACAGGCATGATGTCGGAAATTTGGGTTCAGTAACCGTTCATGCAGAGGAAACCATTGCTTCCAAAATGGCTGTTGAGATGAGACTCCGATGTTCAAACTTGGATAACAAGGATTGTTTCTCTAAAAGT GATCCGTTTTTAAGAATTTCTAGGGTCGTTGAGGCCGGAAGTCCTATTCCAATTTGCAAGACAGAAGTAGTGAACAACAATTTGGACCCTGTATGGAAGCCATTGTGTATAACTATGCAGCAATATGTGACCAAG gATAACCCTCTAGTAATAGAGTGTTTTGACTTCAATACCAATGGAAACCACACATTTATCGG TAAACTGCATACATCAATTCAAGATATGGAAAATCTTCATAAAGCAAATGCCGGTGCAAATCTTGTCTTTCCATCTTCTCGTCACAAAGATCATGAGAAG gttcTCAAGGGTAGACTTTATGTGGACGGATATGAAGAAAAGGAGTTGTATAGTTTTCTTGATTATATCTCTAGTGGCTTTGAACTCAACTTCATGGTTGCTGTTGATTTTACAG CTTCGAATGGTGATCCACGTAAGCGGGATTCATTGCATTACATGGGCTATGATAGCAGCTACTTAAATGCATACCAGCAA GCTATTATGGAGGTTGGAGAAGTGATACAAGTTTATGATTATGATAAACGGTTTCCTGCTTGGGGTTTTGGTGGGAAACTATACGATGGCTCTGTATCTCATTGTTTCAACCTCAGTGGAAATGCTGGTAGCTTCGAG GTTGAAGGAGTGCAAGGCATAATGGGTGCTTATAAGAACGCGTTGCATACCGTCTCTCTTCATGGACCCACTTTATTTGGTCAAGTAATCAACCAAGCTGCAGAAATAGCTGCTCAATCCCTCTCAACCAATCCCACCAAGTACTTTGTATTGCTAATCATAACG GATGGAGTTCTTACCGATCTCCAAGAGACTAAAGACGCAATCGTCAGAGCCTCTGATCTGCCCCTCTCAATTCTAATCGTTGGAGTCGGTAATGCTGATTTTAAACAAATGGAG ATTTTGGATGCTGATACCGGACCACGTTTGGAGAGCTCGACGGGAAGAGTAGCTACTCGAGATATTGTTCAGTTTGTTCCCATGCGTGATGTACAGC GTGGAGAGAGATCAATGGTACAGGCTCTATTGGAAGAGTTACCGGGTCAATTCTTGACTTATATGATAAGTAGAGATATCAAGCCACTCGGTATTGATGCACCCCGGGCTCCTCTTCCAGCGGATCCTTTAATCCTTGAATCTTGGTATCATTAG